The following proteins come from a genomic window of Flavobacteriales bacterium:
- a CDS encoding permease-like cell division protein FtsX has product MRTTGKIKTTEVSTVLGMSLLLFLLGLLAYVLAITNSAAKEIKQQLVVDVYFRDDAREIDVRKLEKELLSMPAVIAANYISKDSAKAILMEQQGEDVFEIIDGVNPLKQLIVVNLGTAYVNKDSAAVFKETLLAKNEYIIDEVFYNQAHFLEIGQSFNKLKIFLLIAALLLLIIAILLINNTIRLAVFSKRFLIRTMQLVGAKSSFIRRPFLRSSIIQGIISAFIGILLLLGAGYLLAEFNPQSIESITASVAIFDQEMLLIGYIFGGMIISGILISYISTFFALNKYLWIKTDKLF; this is encoded by the coding sequence GTGAGGACAACTGGTAAAATAAAGACAACTGAAGTTTCTACGGTATTAGGAATGTCTTTATTGCTATTCTTATTAGGACTTTTAGCTTATGTATTGGCTATCACTAATTCAGCAGCTAAAGAAATCAAACAGCAGTTGGTTGTTGATGTCTATTTTAGAGATGATGCTCGAGAGATTGATGTTAGAAAACTTGAAAAAGAATTATTATCCATGCCAGCTGTAATTGCGGCAAACTATATTTCAAAGGATTCGGCCAAGGCAATTCTTATGGAACAACAGGGAGAAGATGTTTTTGAAATTATAGATGGTGTAAATCCTTTAAAACAGCTGATTGTTGTTAATCTTGGTACAGCTTATGTCAACAAAGACTCTGCTGCTGTTTTTAAAGAAACTTTATTGGCTAAAAACGAATACATTATTGATGAAGTATTTTATAATCAAGCCCACTTTTTAGAAATTGGACAATCGTTTAATAAGCTGAAAATCTTCTTATTAATCGCTGCACTTTTACTACTAATCATAGCAATATTGTTGATTAACAACACTATTCGATTAGCGGTATTTTCTAAACGTTTTTTAATTCGTACGATGCAATTAGTAGGAGCTAAATCTTCCTTTATAAGGAGACCATTTTTACGTTCCTCAATTATTCAAGGGATTATTTCTGCTTTTATAGGTATTTTATTACTGCTTGGAGCAGGATATTTACTTGCTGAGTTCAATCCACAATCCATAGAAAGTATTACGGCATCTGTAGCTATTTTTGACCAAGAAATGCTTCTAATAGGCTATATTTTTGGAGGAATGATTATATCAGGTATTCTTATCAGTTATATTTCTACATTTTTTGCTTTAAATAAATATCTTTGGATAAAAACCGATAAACTTTTTTAA
- a CDS encoding DUF3098 domain-containing protein translates to MSNNRLAIPVENYKYILIGLIITVIGFFLMEGGGSEDVNVFIEEELFSFRRITLAPFVVMTGFGIVLYAILKRPKQSEPTSNSTEE, encoded by the coding sequence ATGTCGAATAACAGACTAGCAATTCCAGTAGAGAATTACAAATACATATTAATTGGATTAATTATAACCGTAATCGGCTTCTTCTTAATGGAAGGTGGCGGTTCTGAAGATGTCAATGTCTTTATTGAAGAGGAACTGTTCTCTTTTAGAAGAATAACCCTAGCTCCTTTTGTGGTGATGACAGGCTTTGGTATTGTATTATATGCTATTCTAAAGCGTCCTAAGCAGAGTGAACCTACTTCAAATTCTACTGAAGAATAA
- a CDS encoding undecaprenyl-diphosphate phosphatase yields MDTLSAIILGIIQGLTEFLPVSSSGHLELAKAFLGSDAIPKESMLMTVVLHFATALSTVVIFRKDLFQIFKGLLAFKWNEEFQFSIKIVISMIPAAIVGVLFDDIIESFFNGQILLVGVMLILTGGLLFLADRAKNTNKDVSYIGALIIGISQAIAILPGISRSGATISTSVLMGIDREKAARFSFLMVVPLIFGKIAKDVLSDDFTLSNVNTSALGIGFVAAFITGLFACTWMISLVKKSKLAYFSFYCFIAGITAIIWQFNA; encoded by the coding sequence ATGGATACTTTATCAGCGATTATCCTTGGTATTATACAAGGTTTAACAGAGTTTTTACCCGTAAGTAGTAGTGGACACCTGGAATTAGCTAAAGCTTTTTTAGGAAGTGATGCTATTCCCAAAGAAAGTATGTTGATGACTGTTGTTCTGCACTTTGCAACAGCTTTAAGTACGGTGGTTATTTTTAGAAAGGATCTTTTTCAAATCTTTAAAGGATTATTAGCTTTTAAATGGAATGAAGAGTTTCAATTTTCAATTAAGATTGTTATTTCTATGATACCAGCAGCTATTGTTGGTGTGCTATTTGACGACATCATCGAATCTTTTTTTAATGGACAGATACTATTGGTTGGGGTTATGCTAATCTTAACTGGAGGCTTACTATTCTTAGCCGATAGAGCTAAAAACACGAATAAAGACGTTTCATACATAGGAGCTTTAATCATTGGAATTTCGCAAGCTATAGCAATTCTTCCAGGAATATCTAGATCTGGAGCTACGATATCTACATCTGTATTAATGGGGATTGATAGAGAAAAAGCAGCTCGTTTTTCTTTTTTAATGGTTGTTCCGCTAATTTTTGGGAAAATAGCTAAAGATGTTTTAAGTGATGATTTTACCCTTTCCAATGTGAATACTTCGGCATTAGGTATTGGTTTTGTTGCTGCATTTATCACTGGATTATTTGCTTGTACTTGGATGATTTCTCTTGTAAAGAAGAGTAAATTAGCTTATTTCTCATTCTACTGTTTTATAGCGGGTATTACAGCTATTATTTGGCAATTTAACGCATAG
- the truB gene encoding tRNA pseudouridine(55) synthase TruB: MASKIYNFRKGEILLVNKPLEWTSFDVVNKLRYPLKKKYNIKRLKVGHAGTLDPLATGLLVICTGRKTKEITSFINDVKVYTGIIQLGATTPSYDLETAIDNTFETAHITQALIDEIKLQFLGEQDQVPPIFSAKKVNGKRAYNAARKGENIELKPNKITIFELELALKENHEIHFYVKSSKGTYIRSLARDIGKALNSGGHLTKLHREASGAFDIQNAQSIEYWQKEINECEVGDLEL, from the coding sequence ATGGCATCTAAAATCTATAATTTTAGAAAAGGAGAAATCCTATTAGTAAACAAACCTTTAGAATGGACGTCTTTTGATGTAGTCAATAAATTAAGATACCCACTTAAAAAGAAATACAATATCAAACGCTTAAAAGTTGGTCATGCAGGAACTTTGGACCCTTTAGCGACGGGATTGTTGGTAATTTGTACAGGAAGGAAAACCAAAGAGATTACTTCTTTTATCAATGATGTTAAGGTTTACACTGGAATTATTCAATTGGGGGCTACTACTCCATCTTATGACTTAGAAACGGCTATTGACAACACTTTTGAAACGGCCCATATTACGCAAGCTTTAATTGATGAAATTAAACTTCAATTTTTAGGTGAGCAAGATCAAGTTCCTCCTATATTTTCTGCTAAAAAGGTTAACGGTAAAAGAGCGTATAATGCCGCTAGGAAAGGAGAGAATATTGAGCTAAAACCCAATAAGATTACAATTTTTGAATTGGAATTAGCCTTAAAAGAGAACCATGAAATTCATTTCTATGTTAAAAGCTCTAAAGGCACCTATATTCGTTCTCTAGCACGCGATATAGGTAAAGCACTAAATTCCGGTGGGCACTTGACTAAACTCCATAGAGAAGCTTCTGGAGCATTTGACATTCAAAATGCACAAAGTATTGAGTATTGGCAAAAAGAAATCAATGAATGTGAAGTAGGTGATTTGGAGTTGTGA
- a CDS encoding OmpA family protein has protein sequence MNKLTVLVAVSLATITACVPARKFEELEKKEAACSDELKSVKAQNLGYETENAELKSKIDVLDKSVGRLKSDTTLLGKSLRMKERQYDKIDALNMRIQKQLEDLQRGSTIENQRLMNDLNATRLELQRKEDELNRLEKELKLLEAQLNKKEATLNQLSADLKSREQRVKELEDLIASKDAAVNALKDKVAAALLGFKDKGLTVEQKNGRVYVSMEAKLLFPSGSTKINTEGKSALISLAKVLQDQQDLEVLVEGHTDTDKMNASTHPKNNWELSVLRATSVVEIMLGNSSINPATISAAGRSQYLPVDPNDKAKNRRIEVILIPNLDELFEIISK, from the coding sequence TGCAAGAAAATTTGAAGAATTAGAAAAGAAAGAGGCTGCTTGTTCTGATGAATTAAAGAGTGTAAAGGCCCAAAACTTAGGTTATGAAACCGAAAATGCTGAGTTAAAATCTAAGATAGATGTGCTCGATAAAAGTGTTGGTAGACTAAAGTCTGATACGACCCTTTTAGGTAAATCTTTAAGAATGAAAGAGCGTCAATATGATAAAATTGATGCCCTGAATATGAGAATTCAAAAACAATTAGAAGATTTACAACGCGGAAGTACAATTGAAAATCAACGTTTGATGAATGATTTAAATGCAACACGTCTTGAGTTGCAACGTAAAGAAGATGAATTAAACCGATTGGAAAAAGAATTAAAGCTTTTAGAGGCTCAATTAAACAAAAAAGAAGCTACTTTAAATCAACTATCTGCTGACTTAAAGAGTAGAGAACAACGTGTTAAAGAATTAGAAGATTTAATAGCGAGTAAAGATGCAGCCGTAAATGCATTAAAAGATAAAGTAGCTGCAGCGTTATTAGGTTTCAAAGACAAAGGACTAACTGTAGAACAAAAAAATGGAAGAGTATATGTTAGTATGGAAGCAAAGTTACTGTTCCCATCTGGAAGTACTAAAATTAATACAGAAGGAAAGTCTGCTCTAATTTCTTTAGCGAAAGTTTTACAAGACCAACAAGATTTAGAAGTATTGGTAGAAGGACATACTGATACTGATAAAATGAACGCTTCTACACACCCTAAGAACAACTGGGAATTAAGTGTGTTGAGAGCAACAAGTGTTGTAGAAATTATGTTAGGAAATTCGAGTATCAACCCTGCAACAATCTCAGCAGCTGGACGAAGTCAATATTTACCAGTTGATCCAAATGATAAAGCTAAGAACAGAAGAATTGAAGTGATTTTGATTCCTAACTTAGATGAGTTGTTTGAGATTATTTCTAAGTAA